DNA sequence from the Candidatus Equadaptatus faecalis genome:
ACGCTTTTGGCGCTGCTTGAAATGTCACGCCTCGGGATGGTTCATATAATTCAGAACGATACGTTTGGAGATGTTGAAATTGTCGCAGCCTGAGAAAAAGGAAAAAATTGAAAAGCTTGAAAAGATTCCCGCAATGGGACTTCTTGAAAAACAGATTGAGGCTATGCTTTTCGTGTCGCCGCAGCCTGTTTCCGCAAAGGAAATCGCAGGCTATCTCGGCGTTTCAGAAGAGAGAGCGGAGCGGGCGGTTAAAACTGTCAAGGCCGTTTTGGAGAGGGATCACGGACTTACGCTGATTTACGAATCTGACGGCTGGAGAATGGCTACGGCAAAGGAGCTGCGCGACATTATAGAGGAATTTGCCAACGCCGTTTCGCTTCAGCGCGTTAGGCTTTCCCGCGCTTCGCTTGAAACGCTGTCGGTTATCGCCTACAATCAGCCTGTTACGCGTTCGGAAATCGAAGCGATACGCTCCGTGCGCTGCGACAGGGTTGTTGACACGCTTTTGAAGCACGGGCTTGTGCGTGTTGCCGGAAGAAAGAAATCCATAGGCTCGCCTCTGCTTTTCAGGACAACCGACCGTTTCCTTGAAATTTTCGGCCTCGCAGACATACACTCCCTACCTTCGCT
Encoded proteins:
- the scpB gene encoding SMC-Scp complex subunit ScpB, producing MGLLEKQIEAMLFVSPQPVSAKEIAGYLGVSEERAERAVKTVKAVLERDHGLTLIYESDGWRMATAKELRDIIEEFANAVSLQRVRLSRASLETLSVIAYNQPVTRSEIEAIRSVRCDRVVDTLLKHGLVRVAGRKKSIGSPLLFRTTDRFLEIFGLADIHSLPSLEELRNSLGDDEEAFAEMTASQERLPEETEE